In Actinoplanes lobatus, the DNA window CTCTTCACGGCGACCGGTCTGGTCCTGGTCACCGAGAACCTGGCAGAGCATCACGCCAAGGTCACCGCGTACCGGGTGGGCACCCTGGAGAGGCTGTGGGAGCGGGAGAGCGACGAGAACCCGTACGTGCAGGACTGCGGCCCGGTGCTCTGCCTCGTCGCCGGCACCGACATCATCGCCCTCGACCCGGCCACCGGCACCGAGCGCTGGCGCCGGCCCGGCCAGGTGAACGTCGGCTCCCTGCCCGGTGACCGCATGCTGATCAGCGACGCCGGTGACAACGCCCAGCAGACGGTCCTGCGCTCGGCGGACGGCCGGGTGCTCGGCTCCGGCGGCCGCGGCACCGTGGTCCACTACAACAGGGAGGACGGCAGCATGCTGCTGTCCCGGGCGCTGCCGCCGGACTACAACCAGGCCGTGCTGCGCCGGCTCGACCTGGTCACCGGCCGATCCGCGGTGCTCGGCATCATCCCGATCAGCCGGGACGGCTTCTGTGACGGCGACGGCCGCTACATCGGCTGCCGCGACGGGAACGACATCACGTTCACTGCCGTCGGCTGAGCTCCGGGTCCCCGGCCAGGCGGGCCGCCCGGTCGGAGGCGGCCAGCGCTTCCAGCACGCCGTCCAGCTCACCGCCGAGGACCAGGTCCAGGTTGTACGCCGTGTAGCCGATCCGGTGGTCGGTGATCCGGTTCTGCGGGAAGTTGTAGGTGCGCACCCGCTCGGAGCGGTCGACCGTACGGACCTGGGCCTTCCGGGCGTCACCGGCCGCGGCGTCGGCCGCCTCCTGGGCCTGTGCCAGCAGCCGGGACCGCAGGATGCGCATCGCCGACTCCTTGTTCTGGAGCTGGCTCTTCTCGTTCTGGCAGCTCACCACGGTCCCGGTGGGCAGGTGCGTGATCCGGACGGCGGAGTCGGTGGTGTTGACCGACTGCCCACCCGGGCCGGACGACCGGTAGACGTCGATCCGCAGGTCACCGGCCTGGATGTCGATGTCGACCTCTTCGGCCTCGGGCAGCACCAGCACGCCGGCCGCCGAGGTGTGGATGCGGCCCTGCGACTCGGTGACCGGGACGCGCTGCACCCGGTGCACGCCGCCCTCCCACTTCATCCGGGACCAGACCCCGTGGCCGCCCTCCGGCACGCCCCGGGTCTTCACCGCGACCGAGATGTCCTTCACACCGCCGAGGTCCGACTCCTGTGAGTCGATCACCTCGACCACCCAGCCGCGGCGTTCCGCGTACCGGGTGTACATGCGCAGCAGATCGCCGGCGAACAGCGCCGACTCCTGGCCGCCCTCGCCCGCCTTGATCTCGATGATCACGTCCTTGGCGTCGCTCGGGTCGCGCGGGATCAGCATCTCGCCGAGCTTCTCCTCCAGCGCGGGCAGCGTGGCGGCGACCGCCTCGACCTCGGAGGCGAACCCCGGGTCCTCGGCGGCCAGCTCCTTCGCGGCGGCCAGGTCGGCGCGTGCGGCCTCCAGCTCCTGGTGCGCGGCGTTCAGTGGGGCCAGCTCGGCGAACCGGCGGCCGACCCGCCGGACCAGCGCCTGGTCGGAGTGGATCGAGGGGTCCTCCATCCGCCGCTCCAGGTCCGCGTACTCGGCGAGAAGCGTGCTCAAACGGTCGTTGCTCATCGAATCTCTCCAAGTCGTCAGAAGAAGCGGACCACACGCGAACGGCGCCCGCCCCGGAAACCGGGACGGGCGCCGTTGACGCGGTTACTTCTTCTTCGCGGCAGTGACCTTGGCGTACTTGGCCTGGAACTTCGCGACCCGGCCCGCGGTGTCGAGGACGCGCTGCTTGCCGGTGTAGAACGGGTGGCAGGCGCTGCAGGTCTCGACGCGGATCTCCGCGCCCTTCGCGGTGCTGCGGGTGGTGAAGGTGCTGCCGCAGGAGCAGACGACCTCGGTGGTCGTGTACTCGGGGTGGATGCCGCTCTTCATGTCTTCTCGGTCCCTCTCGATGATCGGGTCGCCGGGTCGCCCCACTGGTGTGGCAAGGCGTGAACCGGAACCCCTACTGGCCGATGTACCAGTCTGCCATGCCTCCCGTACCGGCCGGAAATCAGGAGGCGCAAGCGGATTCATGCTGGTTAACGTGTGCGTCCCTCCGTTCATTCCAGCCCCCGGGAAGGCACCCCATGACGCTGCTCCACGACGTCCTCGATCCGGTCGAACTGACCGAGGCGATCGGAAACGGACTGATCCGGACGCAGCGCCATCCCAGCCTGCCGTTCGTGATCTACAACTACACCGAGGCCTGCCAGTACAGCGGCGCCTGGACGCCGATCACGCTGGCCTGCCGTGGACTGGTGGTGGACGCCGGCGGCCGGATCGTGGCCCGGCCGTTCCGCAAGTTCTTCAACCACGACCAGGCGCAGGCTCCGGCGCTCGATCCGGGCGCCCGGGTCACGGTGACGGACAAGGCCGACGGCAGCCTCGGTGTGATCTATCACGACGGCTCCGGCT includes these proteins:
- the rpmE gene encoding 50S ribosomal protein L31; amino-acid sequence: MKSGIHPEYTTTEVVCSCGSTFTTRSTAKGAEIRVETCSACHPFYTGKQRVLDTAGRVAKFQAKYAKVTAAKKK
- the prfA gene encoding peptide chain release factor 1, which produces MSNDRLSTLLAEYADLERRMEDPSIHSDQALVRRVGRRFAELAPLNAAHQELEAARADLAAAKELAAEDPGFASEVEAVAATLPALEEKLGEMLIPRDPSDAKDVIIEIKAGEGGQESALFAGDLLRMYTRYAERRGWVVEVIDSQESDLGGVKDISVAVKTRGVPEGGHGVWSRMKWEGGVHRVQRVPVTESQGRIHTSAAGVLVLPEAEEVDIDIQAGDLRIDVYRSSGPGGQSVNTTDSAVRITHLPTGTVVSCQNEKSQLQNKESAMRILRSRLLAQAQEAADAAAGDARKAQVRTVDRSERVRTYNFPQNRITDHRIGYTAYNLDLVLGGELDGVLEALAASDRAARLAGDPELSRRQ